The Lycium barbarum isolate Lr01 chromosome 11, ASM1917538v2, whole genome shotgun sequence genome contains the following window.
taaagttattatttaaagcttaacaacatttataagttttatttttgagtggactactatgtatctcttcaagttagtttaaataacATCACTATGTTTTCCTTTCAAACCttaataacatttacaacctattttcttaagatttaagcattatatttaatctaaattaattaacctaagtttggccggataaccgtagttagcggattctaaaggatgcctaaccccttccctttaggataatatagagcccttacctagaatcacattggttaagcagactattaacggaggtttagttttaactttaccttagttaacatctaggtgtcttaattcaccgttaaattaattaggtggcgactccttaaaataagcaaaaaataggaatcaccaaaatgttgtactcctaatttaaccccggttaaaaaggggtttgacagcttggcgactctgctggggattttaggttcttaaccataacaacttaggttaataaatgacttgttggatgttttgtttgttttgctttattttgcctgtatttttgctttatatgcttttaaatgttttattattattttattccttatatgcatttttatgtaatatgtatatttctgctttccttaaactggcattccgctcatacttcctccactcctggaaaattcacacaaattcacactcttaaagcggtttcgcggttcgcggccgtgcactactaaattacccctttagttggatcgatcttgtggatttagtcgatcggcggtgcagtcgacggccacagactttccactcccaagttgtccgcttgggggagccttgtgtcataggaaatccactcttagtctacctaggtagagcgaaaaccaaaaccttgtaaggacatgcatcattttaaacctaggaggcttaatacccttggtgtattaagttcattagtcaaccttaccaaatgtccaaatgagtctatgactttaagtgacactattcactatctatgtgcattatttgaaggacaaatatgtggaatatgtggaccaaggactctatagataaatatttcaggaaaaactgacattttgttgcaggttgtcgtggagcattCAATTAATACCGGAGGGTTGAAGACAACTAATAGAAATTAGTGGAGATGgaatattagatatcttagattaactttgaattgtattattaagctggcatgtaataatttttttttttaattagttttagaagagttgtggaatgatacataaaagacatgtttgtccttcaaatattcgttaggcctatctctggcataaagagatcccttgcattataaaacgcgatgtattatgtgcaataatgtgtttatatgcaataatatgtccttaccgtatactgactcattttctttttcttttttcttgttttatcctttttctttttaaacctaTTTTCAAAAAGAGAAGattgacttgtgctaaaaggggaattggcggagcatccatatttcacacggtctagggCCAAGAAAttagactctgactcatcactaatcacctggttaaccaaaaagactcgttctaaaatggagcaaagtttgatcaatgcaactacttcatctgagccatctcttagtttaccgatcacgagtgatcccacatcctctaatgaaccagaaacacatttggagatcattgctcgtctggagcgacgagttgctgattTAAGccacatggtacttcaaaatcggtcattttctcaaaatcCGCCACGTATGACTCCATATCATGGGGTTCgttagactttgcctatgccagatTCTCAAACCAAGCAAGCTATTTTACCTCTTCTCGACCAGCTCATCCCGAatcaggcgcccacctcataatgcgggtatttttaaatttcaatttaggcaacccacatagggttcggccctccttattattaaaacaaaaaaaaaactcaaaagttcttattttgctCACGAActacgggatacgtaggcaacccgaggcgggttcggcccttttacctttaatttttcaatatcttcggtttgtccaaaccATTTTAGttcctataagatacataaggatttttatataagattttggtcttcccactgtttaaattcatatgtcttagtatcttgaaactgggacaaatttttgaaatcggtcaaatcgcttcaaaaaaaaaaaaaaaaactttcatcataagttctcacttttcaattaTTTAGAACCAAGTGtctccaggactggaaactgggacaattttagaagtagcataaaagtagTCTTAAATATTCAACAATTTTAAATAAAGTCCGTTTCATATCTTTCTAGAAATGTTGATAAATTCGAATTCGAGTCCTCACGATCATTTCATCTGTTAAATCCATTAAGTATTTCCcttcgaagtcatccaaatctcatgactcttattttgcaaaatacacttttataactgaaactccccggcaaggcAAATATGGAATGAggcatcgaagaacgtggacgcgaccgaaacaaggatcaattcaagggccaagttccccgacatgcacaagtcaaccaattttattttaaactcacaatttttctttgatgagaaaggttcaattaacatgaatgtggtgcatatttgactcatcttaaaatttaaattatggacatgatcaaagagttagcttccttcaaaatgcaaatattcTTCAACGTGGATGCAAAGCTCGTGGCacttctcgatggatcaagggcATATAATCGTGGAGTTATCTTTCTTCAAGGTGGATACAGACATGGTCACCTATTATCGGGTTAAATTCCTCAACTTTTTCATCACTTTATATATACTTATTTATTTCAAATCGATAACAAGTTATTTTTTTAGAATGTGATATTTACTAAGATGACAAGATCGAGATCTTGCATCATATATTAAATTGTgggataattatagatttaacttccgtcacaacgggacatagATTGGGATATAAacgtggatacctttctacaatactattttaaagtggacgtggatttacattttttacattgtggatgtggacgtggaagtggaagtagatttatattataaaaaaataaaatggtGGAAGGggatgtggattcatatgaacattgtggacgtggaagtggatttattttaaagtttgtgaaagtggaggtggatttatttttcttgcACCGTggaaagtggatttattttttgaaagtggacgtggatttattttttgtaccggataatacggatgtggatgtggatttatttttacatcgtataatacggatgtggaaatggatgtggatttattttgataccatataatacggacgtggaagttgatttatttttttgtaccgtataatacggacgtggaagtagatgtggatttacatttttgtaccgtgaaatgcggacgtggatttatatttttgaactgtggaagtggacgtggatttatctttctgcactgtggaagtggatatggatttacatttttgtaccgtggaaatGGACGTggatttcaattcaggcacccaccttataatgcgggtatttcaaatttcgattcaggcacccacctcataatgcgggtatttcaaatttcaattcaggcacccacctcataatgcgggtatttcaaatttcaattcaggcacccaccttataatgcggttatttcaaatttcaattcaggcgcccaccttataatgcgggtattttaatttcaattcaagcacccaccttataatgcgggtatttcaaatttcaattcaggcgcccaccttataatgcgggtattttaatttcaatttaggcacccaccttataatgcgggtatttcaaatttcaatccaggttataatgcgggtatttcaaatttcaattcaggcacccaccttataatgcgtgtatttcaaatttcaatccaggcacccaccttataatgcgggtatttcaaatttcgatccaggcacccaccttataatgcgggtatttcaaattccaattcggaagtggatgtggatttatattatGTACAGTGAAAGTGGATGTAGATTTATATTTCCTTAAAgtaaagtggatgtggatttagctcTCGTCAAGGTGGATATCAATGTCGACTTAATTCCTcttcaagtggaagccataaatttaattcatctccaaagtatattgtggattcaactttcgaaacaggggttacaagtgtaaacttctccaaccctgtcttatttacacatatatttctttgttgctaacaattgtttttagcttgtggcttttgacaatatcgaagttggcatcacacatcaactcgtggaactatttcttcggcagcgaactggggcaatttgtcgggaaggataatcagacttcccaacacgggtcaaggatctacctcgaacactcgtctctaatcacaagtattcttttgcattccagcaattcagtTTTCAGAATTcttaagttctatcataatacccagtgtcatcataattcaacactaggACAATATTTTGCGAAGATTCGCGCCAGTCGGAATTCATTAGTCGTAaggtgtcgtagttatcccagaactacactcggcctgattctcgtccagcccgagatatgtaggcaactcagaggtcggagttcggtcataatcctctcaagtttcctttagtcgggacaaaataggctattgagtcaacgtttttgcccgacaactcttttcatcattaccgggcaaagagggacaagttgttgacacccaattttgtcccgcctctcctccgaaatacctatttatgcttctaatatttttgaaaaattaaaaaatatatatttatatttttttctataattagtctcttatcaataccggcgtttcattaatccattacagttactagccatcattattattattattattattattcacaatttttatcatttcgacattttaccagcttacgcacacgcatcgcatttatctttgcatgattaaataatagtgtttatttactgtgattttcaaaatattattgcacggctattacaacgccattttttattatctgagcactaataattacatattttatattaagtaacatTTTAATCCATATTAATTCAGTccataattaaatcctaaaaCTATTTTGGGATAAAGCCTAATTTGTGAAACCAACCCAATTTTCGGACCAATCCACatttttaatacccagcccaacatTTTTTAGCCCACTATTCATTCAAACAgaccagcccatacccgtttgatttgtacccgacccggcccaaataCCCTTTTAACAAAATATGAAACCTTAGGGTTTCATATTTTTCCTTCAGCCGACACCCGCcccccctttttctttttctcctctttctctctctcttcgcTCCCTCCTCTCTCTCgtttccccaccaccgccgctcctcttcatcatctcccaaccccaccaccgccgcctacaccccgctcccacttccctctgcccccacttccctttgtcacccgctcttctctctcttccttcaaacaaaactaaaaaaaaactataaataagttGTTGAGTTGaatcaaaaaaggaaaaagaaaaggaggaaaaaCGGGCAATCCCTCGAAATTAGACAGGTTTTAGAACCCCCAAAATTGCCTTACAAAAACAAGTTTCCGGTGGCCAAAAATCCCATGAAAATTAAAGATCTTGAACCCGAAGATCCACTGAAAAAGGGATCTTGAAACCTCGAAATtctctaaatatatatatatatatatatatatatatatatatatatatatatatatatatatcaagttttCAGTAGTCATAAGAAATTCTAAACGTCgaatcaagaacattaaatcaattttctatttttttttgcttGCCTCTGTGTCGCTTTtaatccgagcatcgcaaactCGGATTTAACGAGTGTTCAAGGGTGAATCTGAAGCCCCGcaccccatttcgctgcacctaaAAAAGTTAGTGGGATTGACAATGGAACAACAGTACTGATGAAAGTTTGTTATAGTAACTGACTTCTACTGTCCTGGCTTTGGGTTTCTTTATGGCTGTTTGTGGTATCCAATTCCTTTCCTTTGTCGACTAAGTTTAGCATGTTAAATGTGGGTGCCTGGTATcattttttctttgtttaagATTCCCATGACTAGGTAGTGTCTAATTCTCTTCATTTCGGGTACGTCATAAGATATAAAGACCCTTTATTTAGTTTGTTTAATCGGTGCCAACTGATTCGGATATAAATCTCAGTTCTGCAAACATATTATGTTTCTCgaacctgtttttttttttttatatataccaTGTTTGATTGTGTGTATACATGgagtatacttaaatatacatacatacacacacacacacacacacacacacacatatatatatatatatatatatatatatatatatatatatatatatatatatatatatatatatatatataatccactGATTTGTTTGAATTCATATTTTTTACGTGTTTAACATTATTCATTGAGTAgatactaatctttttcctttcattttgtgcatgaccatcgcatacgagtccgagggattcgTTTTGCTCCTGCATTCGCTGTTGGGCTAAATGCCCAACGCAATCTTCTCAAGTCAGCCCCCCATCAGTTCTGTCCGcagtaaaaaaaatagaaaacaaagttATGGGCCAAGGTCCATATAACAGCAGTAGCCCACAACAATTCAAAGAAATTACTGGGCAAAAAGTCCAATAGCAGCAGATCAGCGGCCCAAATGGGCTGAGCCCGTTTAATTTATTtattcctctatttttatttatgcatttaatttgtatagcATGACTAACATTTTTTTAATTTAGACAAACCTTAGTGggattagtaggtttagttttggtaatgggtagttaaaccaataattaattccataagtttttattctcttcttttcatgttaaaaatgtctaatatttattttatttggaataattgatttgcaaaatggcatgactatatattttaagtaaagggaatcatattttattcttaccatCATATACATTTCAAAgcatcactaatacgcaaatataaactcaagtatattttataaacattgttttcaagattcatccaattatatATTTACTTTTTAGCCGAGTATCGTTAAATAAGTTAgtgaaaggagaaagaaaattcatcatcttttgcattctatttctaaaaataagtctagattttcttcATCACTATATTCACATAATGTAATTTTATCCTAAGTTTAAATTGGCTGGGTCTTCTCTAAAAGCTTCTATccatatacaaatcattatattttttgcaaaactcattttaaaataaagttattatttaaagcttaacaacatttataagttttatttttgagtggactactatgtatctcttcaagttagtttaaataacATCACTATGTTTTCCTTTCAAACCttaataacatttacaacctattttcttaagatttaagcattatatttaatctaaattaattaaccaagtttggccggataaccgtagttagcggattctaaaggatgcctaaccccttccctttaggataatatagagcccttaccttgAATCACATtataacggaggtttagttttaactttaccttagttaacatctaggtgtcctaattcaccgttaaattaattaggtggcgactccttaaaataagcaaaaaataggaatcaccaaaatgttgtacttctaatttaaccccggttaaaaaggggtatgacattgttcatttctaTTATTATTCAGTCCTCTATCTGGTTAGTTGCTTTAGCAAACTTAGTCCACAGTAGACCACTTGCAGTATTTAAGCTCGGAACTTTTGCCTGTACTTTCAGCGAGTAGCTTGGGAGCATCTAATAAACATGCTTCCTGTGTAGATGGTTTGAATGGGATTTTCAGAGAGCTGAAAATCGTTCATTGGGTCTGATATCATCTGAGAGAGTACTTGAGCCATTGCAAGATGTTGGACAACAATTAGCGCTAACTTTTAACCATGAAGGTTCTTTACTTGCTGTTGGCGGTGAGGTAGATATCTTCCCTTAAACTATTTCTGGTTGAAATGAAAGTATGGTTGTTGCTTGCCATTGAAGGAAAACTATTCAATATGAAGGCCCTACTGTTTTGTTCATTGTGTATATAATGTTCAAGAAGGCCAGTTTTGTAAGATTCAGTTCTTCTGGTCTactggaaacagcctctctacctcccaaggtaggggtaaggtctgcgtaaactctaccctccccaaaccccactttgtgggatttcactgggcatATTGTTGATGTCGTTGTTGTTGCTATGAGTTAGATTGTATGTAAAGGAAAAGGAGGAGGCAGTCTGAGTACGAATTATGGCACCACTGGTTTACATCACTAGTTACAAAAAGAAACACTGGTGGTACACATATTCTCTCTGCATTAAACTGTAAAGGTTGCAGAAAGTGACTTGATTGAGAAAGGTTGGGGAGGATAATGGGTAAAGAGTAAGTTAACCAGGAAATGGCTCAATACCAAATAGTTGGGGAGGATAATgagtaaatattttcaaaagtaTAATTTACAAAGCAAATATTTGATTTGTTCTTCTCTATTTGTTCTGTTGCTCTAataaagagaagaaaaagaagaaaaactgtTCTAATCCTCTATGCTGAACTTTAGCAACTTGGCTTGGTGGTGTACTTTTAGGTAAAAAAATCATGCTGAACGGCTATTGTCCATCCCCAAAGATACCTTATGTTTTGCCAAGTTTGATTTGGAGAGTATTTATTACATCTAGTTTTGATTGAGGCATgattgatttgtttgatcaaggAGGCAGCTCCTGCTTCTCTCTTGTTGTCCTTGTATAAAGAGTGAAACATGGAATTACATTACCTTGTTTGTGCAGGTAAATTATAATTATCTTGATTATTGAATTTTGGTGCAGTACAGGATGGCAAGTTGAGGGTTTATAAGTGGCCTAGCATGGAAAATATTCTTGATCAGGATAATTCTCATGCTTCTGTGAAGGATCTAGACTTCAGGTTCATAGTATTGCTCAACTTCAATTTAAGCACTAAAAGCAATATGTTAATGGTAGAGGGATTTCGACTCAAATGTTTTCGGTTATATATGTAGCCCAGATGGAAAATTTCTTGCATCTGCTGGACGTGGCCCTTGCCGGATTTGGGATGTCTCAAAATCAAAATCTGTTGCTTCTTTGATGAAGGAAAATGTAAGAATATATATGAATGTCTTTAAAATGCTGGAAGATGCTCAGTGTGTTATATTCCACTTTTTCCCTACCAAAAGAACGGACAAAAGTAATGTCAAATTTTGATTTAATTGACACTAGACTACCCAAAGAGCAGAGTAGATTCATTTTTAAATGTTTTGTTTCTCCTGTCAATTTGCTTTGTATTAACTGGTTCTCTTTTACACGTGGATTCTTATTTTTTAATAAGATAAGAGTAGTTACATGTGGATTCTTATATACTCCCAATCCGAGGAAGTTATGTGGGCATATACCCCAATCTTTCTCTTTGTTGTGTTAGTAATCTGACAAGAAGCATCTTTTGTACCCAGGATGAGATTTTTGGCTCTTGTAGATTCTCACCAATTAACGATGAGAATCAGGTTCTATACATCATCACAATGCGAGGTGGATACGCTATACCGGAAATTTATCTGAATTACCTATTTTTAGATAGTGCTTCACTTGGCATGTATGAAGAATTAACCCTGTATTCTTGTATTTGCAAAGATCAAGGTGGAAGCATTTCGAAGTGGAGTACTACTACGTGGAAGAGGATAAAATCAAAGCGTATTGTTCGTGATCCTATTTGTGCCTTCAATGTTTCACCCAACGGAAAGCTTCTGGCAGTGTAAGACTCTTTGTTAGTTTCTCTTCCACGAATGTCTATAAACACGTATCTCATCGCACCACTGAACTTTCCATATAGCTGAACATTCTTAAAGTTGGAAAGTTCATTTATATAATGTGCTAAACTTAGTGTTGCTTTTCAAAAAGTTCGAGCATTTGCCTACAAAAGCAgcttatttaaaaaaagaaaagaaaattataaTCTAAGAGGAGAAAAGCAGCTAGTTGACTTGTCCCAACTCCCAGAGGGGATGGTGGAGAGGTTGACGCATAGGAATAGCATACCTGGAGATTGCTGGTTCGAAACTAAACTACAATTAGTGGATTTTCCTGGTTCGAAGCTATGCTAAGAACAACTTACATTTAGGTTGTAAAATTTTCAGGGGATTTTCCATAAGTTCATATCATACATGATGATCCGCGTGAAACTACCTCAATCTTGTTGACATCTTATAATACTGAATAGTAGAAGTAATAACGATGTTGCATAGAATATGTTCTTTGTAACTTAAATGCTGTCTGGGTTTCACTTTCTTTTGCAGAGGAACAATTGAGGGAGATGTTGTGATAGTGTCTTCCAACAATTTTCAAGTGCAAAATGTGGTAAAGAAGGCTCATCTTGGTCTTGTAACAACATTGAAGTTCTCAGAAGATTCGAGGTCCTAAATGCTTTTCATGCTCCTGTTAGTGACTGTAAAAGCCTGCAGGCAACATAAACAATTCTAAACTTTTTGCTTTTTCAGGGCTTTGCTTTCTGCCTCCATGGATTCAA
Protein-coding sequences here:
- the LOC132618634 gene encoding SEC12-like protein 2 isoform X1, yielding MLSLREAAEKGIAAFVARLGTGVDLPYRMAVHPGGEGLICSLPKSCRWFEWDFQRAENRSLGLISSERVLEPLQDVGQQLALTFNHEGSLLAVGGEDGKLRVYKWPSMENILDQDNSHASVKDLDFSPDGKFLASAGRGPCRIWDVSKSKSVASLMKENDEIFGSCRFSPINDENQVLYIITMRDQGGSISKWSTTTWKRIKSKRIVRDPICAFNVSPNGKLLAVGTIEGDVVIVSSNNFQVQNVVKKAHLGLVTTLKFSEDSRALLSASMDSRVRVTIIKDEEKKSGLSLWIVILVLLIAIAVYYAASNGILPLELNSILK
- the LOC132618634 gene encoding SEC12-like protein 2 isoform X2, which encodes MTDSPNSKKYGIPIYGAGWVPQSAIRSADDGDKSSPGSYVVLAGGGREGNSGIRNALLLAKFYFHSNVLTDQPVARLGTGVDLPYRMAVHPGGEGLICSLPKSCRWFEWDFQRAENRSLGLISSERVLEPLQDVGQQLALTFNHEGSLLAVGGEDGKLRVYKWPSMENILDQDNSHASVKDLDFSPDGKFLASAGRGPCRIWDVSKSKSVASLMKENDEIFGSCRFSPINDENQVLYIITMRDQGGSISKWSTTTWKRIKSKRIVRDPICAFNVSPNGKLLAVGTIEGDVVIVSSNNFQVQNVVKKAHLGLVTTLKFSEDSRALLSASMDSRVRVTIIKDEEKKSGLSLWIVILVLLIAIAVYYAASNGILPLELNSILK